CCGGCCACCCCCTGCCAGGACACGTCCAGCGGCGAGGAGAGCACCAGACAGGCGATCAGGCATCCCGGCAGGCTCATGCAGAAATTGGCGGCCAGGGCGGCCACGGGGTCCCGGCGGTCCGAGGCCGCGGCAATCCAGTAGCCGGACCAGATGAGCGTGGAAAGAAGCGCCAGGGCCAGCCCCAGGCCATCCACCCGCCCCCAGCTGCCCCACTCCCCCTGCATGGAGAGCAGCACCACGCCGGCATAGGCCACGGCGGCGGCGGCCATGTCCTTCCCGCGCAGCCGCTGCTTCAGAAACACCGCCGCCAGCAGGGAAAGGGTAATGGCCCAGGTGTAGTTCACCGGCTGGGCCACCTGGGCCGGCAGGCGGTCGTATGCCTCGAACAGCACCAGATAATAAACCAGCGGGTTGATGGTCCCCAGCCCCAGGGACCGCCACGGGTGCTGCGTCAACGCCGTCACGAACAGACGCCAGCGCCCCTGCACTGCCAGCAGCGCCAGCAGGGATGCGGTGGAAAACACCGCCGCGTACAACAGCAGTTGCGGCGGATCCAGCTCGCGAAGGGTGAGCTTGAAGGCCGTGGCCACCGTGGACCAGCACAGCACCGTGGCCAGACCAAAGGCCATGGCCCGGCGGGGATTCTTGGCGTCGATTTCCTGCATGATCCATGCGGTCTATTCCTTCCCCTGCCGCCTTGGCAAGCGGCGGCGGCGGTGATAGGGTCGCAGCCTCTCATCCACCCTTGACCAAGGACGACTTCGTGGAGCGACAGTTCTTCGATTTCTCCAAGGCGTTCAGCGATCCCGCCCTGGCCCGCTCCCTGGTGCAGGCCATTGAGCGCGAGTGCGCCGAGCCCCTGACCTTCATGGAAGTCTGCGGCACCCATACCGTGGCCATTTTTCGCAGCGGCATCCACTCCATCCTGCCGGAAACCGTGGTGCACCTCTCCGGGCCGGGCTGCCCGGTGTGCGTCACCCACGAGCAGGAAGTGGAATTGTTTCTGCAGATTGCCGCCCGGCCAGACGCCATTGTGGCCACCTTCGGGGACCTGATGCGCGTGCCGGGGATGCAGGGGCAAAGCCTCAAAACCGCCCAGGCCGAGGGCGCACGGGTGGAGGTGGTCTATGCCCCCTTCGATGCCCTGGACCTCGCCCGCGCCAACCCAGACAAGCAGGTGGTCTTCCTGGGGGTGGGCTTCGAGACCACGGCCCCGGCCATCGCCGCCACCATGCAGATGGCCAAGGCCCAGGGACTCGGCAACTTCCTGGTCCTCTCCATGCACAAGCTTGTCCCCCCGGCCCTCAAGGCCCTGCTGGACGACGACAGCGCCCGCGTGGACGCCTTCATGCTTCCCGGCCATGTGTCGCTGGTGCTGGGACTGGCGCCCTATCAGTTCATCGCCCGCGACTACGGCATCCCGGCCGTGGTGGCCGGCTTCGAACCCCTGGACATCCTGGCCGCCCTGCTCACCCTGGCCCGCCAGCGCAACGCCATCCGCCAGGGCGCAGCCGCCGAAATCATCAACGACTATCCCCGCGCCGTGAGCGAACACGGCAACCCCAAGGCCCGCGCGGTGATGGATGAAGTCTTCACCGTGGTGGACGCCCGCTGGCGCGGTCTGGGCGTCATCCCGCAGTCCGGCCTGGCCATCGCCGAGGCCTACGCCGACCAGGATGCCATGCGTGTCCTCGGCCTGACCATGCCCGAACCGCGCACCCTCCCCGGCTGCAAATGCGGCGACGTGCTCAAGGGCAAGATTCGCCCGGATCAGTGCCCCCTGTTCAAAAAGGCCTGCACCCCGGCCAATCCCGTGGGGCCGTGCATGGTCTCCACCGAGGGCAGCTGCGCGGCGTATTACAAATACCATGCAGAGGTATAGGCGCTGGAGGGAACCCCTTTCTGCAGAAAGGGGTTCCCTCCAGACCTCCCTCCCCAAAGACTCTTATGCGGGGGGACGGGCAGCGATGGTTGTTCGAGAACGCCAACT
This sequence is a window from Megalodesulfovibrio gigas DSM 1382 = ATCC 19364. Protein-coding genes within it:
- the hypD gene encoding hydrogenase formation protein HypD, coding for MERQFFDFSKAFSDPALARSLVQAIERECAEPLTFMEVCGTHTVAIFRSGIHSILPETVVHLSGPGCPVCVTHEQEVELFLQIAARPDAIVATFGDLMRVPGMQGQSLKTAQAEGARVEVVYAPFDALDLARANPDKQVVFLGVGFETTAPAIAATMQMAKAQGLGNFLVLSMHKLVPPALKALLDDDSARVDAFMLPGHVSLVLGLAPYQFIARDYGIPAVVAGFEPLDILAALLTLARQRNAIRQGAAAEIINDYPRAVSEHGNPKARAVMDEVFTVVDARWRGLGVIPQSGLAIAEAYADQDAMRVLGLTMPEPRTLPGCKCGDVLKGKIRPDQCPLFKKACTPANPVGPCMVSTEGSCAAYYKYHAEV
- a CDS encoding DMT family transporter, which translates into the protein MQEIDAKNPRRAMAFGLATVLCWSTVATAFKLTLRELDPPQLLLYAAVFSTASLLALLAVQGRWRLFVTALTQHPWRSLGLGTINPLVYYLVLFEAYDRLPAQVAQPVNYTWAITLSLLAAVFLKQRLRGKDMAAAAVAYAGVVLLSMQGEWGSWGRVDGLGLALALLSTLIWSGYWIAAASDRRDPVAALAANFCMSLPGCLIACLVLSSPLDVSWQGVAGAAYIGCLEMGLTFALWVTALRLAPSAAQVSTLIFLSPPISLVLIHFLLGETIHASTFAGLALVLAGLGLQQFGRKSTS